A genome region from Manis pentadactyla isolate mManPen7 chromosome 5, mManPen7.hap1, whole genome shotgun sequence includes the following:
- the UCKL1 gene encoding uridine-cytidine kinase-like 1 isoform X3: protein MAAPPASTAVPRAPPPPATGDRLDRPGERSETAREDRNSESLDRLLPPVGARRSPRKRSTSQCKSEPPLLRTSKRTIYTAGRPPWYNEHGTQSKEAFAIGEHSLGGGSASGKTTVARMIIEALDVPWVVLLSMDSFYKVLTAQQQEQAAHNNFNFDHPDAFDFDLIVSTLKKLKQGKSVKVPIYDFTTHSRKKDWKTLYGANVIIFEGIMAFADQTLLELLDMKIFVDTDSDIRLVRRLRRDISERGRDIEGVIKQYNKFVKPAFDQYIQPTMRVADIVVPWGSGNTVAIDLIVQHMHSQLEERKLRWDMAALASAHQCHPLPRTLSVLKSTPQVRGMHTIIRDKETSRDEFIFYSKRLMRLLIEHALSFLPFQDCEVQTPQGQDYAGKCYAGKQITGVSILRAGETMEPALRAVCKDVRIGTILIQTNQLTGEPELHYLRLPKDISDDHVILMDCTVSTGAAAMMAVRVLLDHDVPEDKIFLLSLLMAEMGVHSVAYAFPRVRIITTAVDKQVNDLFRIIPGIGNFGDRYFGTDAVPEGSDEEEVASTS, encoded by the exons ATGGCGGCGCCCCCAGCCTCCACTGCCGTCCCCCGCGCGCCGCCGCCCCCTGCGACCGGAGACAGGCTCGACCGGCCGGGGGAGAGAAGCGAGACAGCGCGGGAGGACCG CAACTCAGAGTCCCTGGACAGGCTCCTGCCCCCTGTGGGCGCCAGGCGCTCACCCCGAAAGCGCAGCACTAGCCAGTGCAAGTCCGAACCGCCCCTGCTGCGCACCAGCAAGCGCACCATCTACACGGCGGGGCGGCCGCCCTGGTACAACGAGCATGGCACACAGTCCAAGGAGGCCTTCGCCATCGGTGAGCACA GCCTGGGAGGTGGCAGTGCCTCCGGTAAGACCACCGTGGCCAGAATGATCATCGAGGCCCTGGATGTGCCCTGGGTGGTCTTGTTGTCCATGGACTCCTTCTACAAG GTGCTGACTGCACAGCAGCAGGAGCAGGCTGCCCACAACAACTTCAACTTCGACCACCCAGACGCCTTCGACTTTGATCTCATTGTCTCTACCCTCAAGAAGCTGAAGCAGGGCAAAAGCGTCAAGGTGCCCATTTATGACTTCACCACCCACAGCCGCAAGAAGGACTGG AAGACGCTGTATGGGGCAAATGTCATCATCTTCGAGGGCATCATGGCCTTTGCTGACCAGACACTGCTGGAG CTCCTGGACATGAAGATCTTTGTTGACACAGACTCTGACATCCGCCTGGTACGGAGGCTGCGCCGCGACATCAGTGAGCGGGGCCGCGACATTGAGGGTGTCATCAAACAGTATAACAAGTTTGTCAAGCCCGCCTTCGACCAGTATATCCAGCCCACGATGCGTGTGGCGGACATCGTGGTGCCCTGGG GGAGTGGGAACACTGTGGCCATCGATCTGATAGTGCAGCACATGCACAGCCAGCTGGAGGAG AGGAAGCTGCGCTGGGATAT GGCTGCACTGGCCTCGGCGCACCAGTGCCACCCCCTGCCCCGGACGCTGAGTGTCCTCAAGAGCACGCCGCAGGTACGGGGCATGCACACCATCATCAG GGACAAGGAGACGAGCCGCGATGAGTTCATCTTCTACTCCAAGAGGCTGATGCGGCTGCTCATTGAACATGCGCTCTCCTTCCTGCCCTTCCAG GACTGCGAGGTGCAGACGCCGCAGGGGCAGGACTACGCGGGCAAGTGCTACGCGGGGAAGCAG atcacGGGCGTGTCCATTCTGCGGGCGGGGGAGACCATGGAGCCGGCGCTGCGGGCCGTGTGCAAAGATGTGCGCATTGGCACCATCCTCATCCAGACCAACCAGCTCACCGGGGAGCCCGAG CTCCACTACCTGCGGCTGCCCAAGGACATCAGCGACGACCACGTGATCTTAATGGACTGCACTGTGTCCACAGGCGCTGCGGCCATGATGGCCGTGCGTGTGCTCCTG GACCACGACGTGCCTGAGGACAAGATCTTTCTGCTGTCGCTGCTCATGGCGGAGATGGGTGTTCACTCGGTGGCCTACGCATTCCCTCGAGTGAGAATCATCACCACAGCCGTGGACAAGCAGGTCAACGACCTGTTCCGCATCATTCCCGGCATCG GTAATTTCGGCGACCGCTACTTTGGGACAGACGCTGTCCCTGAAGGCAGCGATGAGGAGGAAGTGGCCTCCACGAGTTAG
- the UCKL1 gene encoding uridine-cytidine kinase-like 1 isoform X8, producing MSRSSPPAYPDIRISGCWALGAEGSSNSESLDRLLPPVGARRSPRKRSTSQCKSEPPLLRTSKRTIYTAGRPPWYNEHGTQSKEAFAIGEHSLGGGSASGKTTVARMIIEALDVPWVVLLSMDSFYKVLTAQQQEQAAHNNFNFDHPDAFDFDLIVSTLKKLKQGKSVKVPIYDFTTHSRKKDWKTLYGANVIIFEGIMAFADQTLLELLDMKIFVDTDSDIRLVRRLRRDISERGRDIEGVIKQYNKFVKPAFDQYIQPTMRVADIVVPWGSGNTVAIDLIVQHMHSQLEERKLRWDMAALASAHQCHPLPRTLSVLKSTPQVRGMHTIIRDKETSRDEFIFYSKRLMRLLIEHALSFLPFQDCEVQTPQGQDYAGKCYAGKQITGVSILRAGETMEPALRAVCKDVRIGTILIQTNQLTGEPELHYLRLPKDISDDHVILMDCTVSTGAAAMMAVRVLLDHDVPEDKIFLLSLLMAEMGVHSVAYAFPRVRIITTAVDKQVNDLFRIIPGIGNFGDRYFGTDAVPEGSDEEEVASTS from the exons ATGAGCAGGAGCAGTCCCCCAGCTTACCCTGACATCAGAATCTCGGGGTGCTGGGCCCTTGGAGCAGAAGGCAG CAGCAACTCAGAGTCCCTGGACAGGCTCCTGCCCCCTGTGGGCGCCAGGCGCTCACCCCGAAAGCGCAGCACTAGCCAGTGCAAGTCCGAACCGCCCCTGCTGCGCACCAGCAAGCGCACCATCTACACGGCGGGGCGGCCGCCCTGGTACAACGAGCATGGCACACAGTCCAAGGAGGCCTTCGCCATCGGTGAGCACA GCCTGGGAGGTGGCAGTGCCTCCGGTAAGACCACCGTGGCCAGAATGATCATCGAGGCCCTGGATGTGCCCTGGGTGGTCTTGTTGTCCATGGACTCCTTCTACAAG GTGCTGACTGCACAGCAGCAGGAGCAGGCTGCCCACAACAACTTCAACTTCGACCACCCAGACGCCTTCGACTTTGATCTCATTGTCTCTACCCTCAAGAAGCTGAAGCAGGGCAAAAGCGTCAAGGTGCCCATTTATGACTTCACCACCCACAGCCGCAAGAAGGACTGG AAGACGCTGTATGGGGCAAATGTCATCATCTTCGAGGGCATCATGGCCTTTGCTGACCAGACACTGCTGGAG CTCCTGGACATGAAGATCTTTGTTGACACAGACTCTGACATCCGCCTGGTACGGAGGCTGCGCCGCGACATCAGTGAGCGGGGCCGCGACATTGAGGGTGTCATCAAACAGTATAACAAGTTTGTCAAGCCCGCCTTCGACCAGTATATCCAGCCCACGATGCGTGTGGCGGACATCGTGGTGCCCTGGG GGAGTGGGAACACTGTGGCCATCGATCTGATAGTGCAGCACATGCACAGCCAGCTGGAGGAG AGGAAGCTGCGCTGGGATAT GGCTGCACTGGCCTCGGCGCACCAGTGCCACCCCCTGCCCCGGACGCTGAGTGTCCTCAAGAGCACGCCGCAGGTACGGGGCATGCACACCATCATCAG GGACAAGGAGACGAGCCGCGATGAGTTCATCTTCTACTCCAAGAGGCTGATGCGGCTGCTCATTGAACATGCGCTCTCCTTCCTGCCCTTCCAG GACTGCGAGGTGCAGACGCCGCAGGGGCAGGACTACGCGGGCAAGTGCTACGCGGGGAAGCAG atcacGGGCGTGTCCATTCTGCGGGCGGGGGAGACCATGGAGCCGGCGCTGCGGGCCGTGTGCAAAGATGTGCGCATTGGCACCATCCTCATCCAGACCAACCAGCTCACCGGGGAGCCCGAG CTCCACTACCTGCGGCTGCCCAAGGACATCAGCGACGACCACGTGATCTTAATGGACTGCACTGTGTCCACAGGCGCTGCGGCCATGATGGCCGTGCGTGTGCTCCTG GACCACGACGTGCCTGAGGACAAGATCTTTCTGCTGTCGCTGCTCATGGCGGAGATGGGTGTTCACTCGGTGGCCTACGCATTCCCTCGAGTGAGAATCATCACCACAGCCGTGGACAAGCAGGTCAACGACCTGTTCCGCATCATTCCCGGCATCG GTAATTTCGGCGACCGCTACTTTGGGACAGACGCTGTCCCTGAAGGCAGCGATGAGGAGGAAGTGGCCTCCACGAGTTAG
- the UCKL1 gene encoding uridine-cytidine kinase-like 1 isoform X5 — protein MAAPPASTAVPRAPPPPATGDRLDRPGERSETAREDRNSESLDRLLPPVGARRSPRKRSTSQCKSEPPLLRTSKRTIYTAGRPPWYNEHGTQSKEAFAIGLGGGSASGKTTVARMIIEALDVPWVVLLSMDSFYKVLTAQQQEQAAHNNFNFDHPDAFDFDLIVSTLKKLKQGKSVKVPIYDFTTHSRKKDWKTLYGANVIIFEGIMAFADQTLLELLDMKIFVDTDSDIRLVRRLRRDISERGRDIEGVIKQYNKFVKPAFDQYIQPTMRVADIVVPWGSGNTVAIDLIVQHMHSQLEERKLRWDMAALASAHQCHPLPRTLSVLKSTPQVRGMHTIIRDKETSRDEFIFYSKRLMRLLIEHALSFLPFQDCEVQTPQGQDYAGKCYAGKQITGVSILRAGETMEPALRAVCKDVRIGTILIQTNQLTGEPELHYLRLPKDISDDHVILMDCTVSTGAAAMMAVRVLLDHDVPEDKIFLLSLLMAEMGVHSVAYAFPRVRIITTAVDKQVNDLFRIIPGIGNFGDRYFGTDAVPEGSDEEEVASTS, from the exons ATGGCGGCGCCCCCAGCCTCCACTGCCGTCCCCCGCGCGCCGCCGCCCCCTGCGACCGGAGACAGGCTCGACCGGCCGGGGGAGAGAAGCGAGACAGCGCGGGAGGACCG CAACTCAGAGTCCCTGGACAGGCTCCTGCCCCCTGTGGGCGCCAGGCGCTCACCCCGAAAGCGCAGCACTAGCCAGTGCAAGTCCGAACCGCCCCTGCTGCGCACCAGCAAGCGCACCATCTACACGGCGGGGCGGCCGCCCTGGTACAACGAGCATGGCACACAGTCCAAGGAGGCCTTCGCCATCG GCCTGGGAGGTGGCAGTGCCTCCGGTAAGACCACCGTGGCCAGAATGATCATCGAGGCCCTGGATGTGCCCTGGGTGGTCTTGTTGTCCATGGACTCCTTCTACAAG GTGCTGACTGCACAGCAGCAGGAGCAGGCTGCCCACAACAACTTCAACTTCGACCACCCAGACGCCTTCGACTTTGATCTCATTGTCTCTACCCTCAAGAAGCTGAAGCAGGGCAAAAGCGTCAAGGTGCCCATTTATGACTTCACCACCCACAGCCGCAAGAAGGACTGG AAGACGCTGTATGGGGCAAATGTCATCATCTTCGAGGGCATCATGGCCTTTGCTGACCAGACACTGCTGGAG CTCCTGGACATGAAGATCTTTGTTGACACAGACTCTGACATCCGCCTGGTACGGAGGCTGCGCCGCGACATCAGTGAGCGGGGCCGCGACATTGAGGGTGTCATCAAACAGTATAACAAGTTTGTCAAGCCCGCCTTCGACCAGTATATCCAGCCCACGATGCGTGTGGCGGACATCGTGGTGCCCTGGG GGAGTGGGAACACTGTGGCCATCGATCTGATAGTGCAGCACATGCACAGCCAGCTGGAGGAG AGGAAGCTGCGCTGGGATAT GGCTGCACTGGCCTCGGCGCACCAGTGCCACCCCCTGCCCCGGACGCTGAGTGTCCTCAAGAGCACGCCGCAGGTACGGGGCATGCACACCATCATCAG GGACAAGGAGACGAGCCGCGATGAGTTCATCTTCTACTCCAAGAGGCTGATGCGGCTGCTCATTGAACATGCGCTCTCCTTCCTGCCCTTCCAG GACTGCGAGGTGCAGACGCCGCAGGGGCAGGACTACGCGGGCAAGTGCTACGCGGGGAAGCAG atcacGGGCGTGTCCATTCTGCGGGCGGGGGAGACCATGGAGCCGGCGCTGCGGGCCGTGTGCAAAGATGTGCGCATTGGCACCATCCTCATCCAGACCAACCAGCTCACCGGGGAGCCCGAG CTCCACTACCTGCGGCTGCCCAAGGACATCAGCGACGACCACGTGATCTTAATGGACTGCACTGTGTCCACAGGCGCTGCGGCCATGATGGCCGTGCGTGTGCTCCTG GACCACGACGTGCCTGAGGACAAGATCTTTCTGCTGTCGCTGCTCATGGCGGAGATGGGTGTTCACTCGGTGGCCTACGCATTCCCTCGAGTGAGAATCATCACCACAGCCGTGGACAAGCAGGTCAACGACCTGTTCCGCATCATTCCCGGCATCG GTAATTTCGGCGACCGCTACTTTGGGACAGACGCTGTCCCTGAAGGCAGCGATGAGGAGGAAGTGGCCTCCACGAGTTAG
- the UCKL1 gene encoding uridine-cytidine kinase-like 1 isoform X7: MAAPPASTAVPRAPPPPATGDRLDRPGERSETAREDRNSESLDRLLPPVGARRSPRKRSTSQCKSEPPLLRTSKRTIYTAGRPPWYNEHGTQSKEAFAIGLGGGSASGKTTVARMIIEALDVPWVVLLSMDSFYKVLTAQQQEQAAHNNFNFDHPDAFDFDLIVSTLKKLKQGKSVKVPIYDFTTHSRKKDWKTLYGANVIIFEGIMAFADQTLLELLDMKIFVDTDSDIRLVRRLRRDISERGRDIEGVIKQYNKFVKPAFDQYIQPTMRVADIVVPWGSGNTVAIDLIVQHMHSQLEERELSVRAALASAHQCHPLPRTLSVLKSTPQVRGMHTIIRDKETSRDEFIFYSKRLMRLLIEHALSFLPFQDCEVQTPQGQDYAGKCYAGKQITGVSILRAGETMEPALRAVCKDVRIGTILIQTNQLTGEPELHYLRLPKDISDDHVILMDCTVSTGAAAMMAVRVLLDHDVPEDKIFLLSLLMAEMGVHSVAYAFPRVRIITTAVDKQVNDLFRIIPGIGNFGDRYFGTDAVPEGSDEEEVASTS; the protein is encoded by the exons ATGGCGGCGCCCCCAGCCTCCACTGCCGTCCCCCGCGCGCCGCCGCCCCCTGCGACCGGAGACAGGCTCGACCGGCCGGGGGAGAGAAGCGAGACAGCGCGGGAGGACCG CAACTCAGAGTCCCTGGACAGGCTCCTGCCCCCTGTGGGCGCCAGGCGCTCACCCCGAAAGCGCAGCACTAGCCAGTGCAAGTCCGAACCGCCCCTGCTGCGCACCAGCAAGCGCACCATCTACACGGCGGGGCGGCCGCCCTGGTACAACGAGCATGGCACACAGTCCAAGGAGGCCTTCGCCATCG GCCTGGGAGGTGGCAGTGCCTCCGGTAAGACCACCGTGGCCAGAATGATCATCGAGGCCCTGGATGTGCCCTGGGTGGTCTTGTTGTCCATGGACTCCTTCTACAAG GTGCTGACTGCACAGCAGCAGGAGCAGGCTGCCCACAACAACTTCAACTTCGACCACCCAGACGCCTTCGACTTTGATCTCATTGTCTCTACCCTCAAGAAGCTGAAGCAGGGCAAAAGCGTCAAGGTGCCCATTTATGACTTCACCACCCACAGCCGCAAGAAGGACTGG AAGACGCTGTATGGGGCAAATGTCATCATCTTCGAGGGCATCATGGCCTTTGCTGACCAGACACTGCTGGAG CTCCTGGACATGAAGATCTTTGTTGACACAGACTCTGACATCCGCCTGGTACGGAGGCTGCGCCGCGACATCAGTGAGCGGGGCCGCGACATTGAGGGTGTCATCAAACAGTATAACAAGTTTGTCAAGCCCGCCTTCGACCAGTATATCCAGCCCACGATGCGTGTGGCGGACATCGTGGTGCCCTGGG GGAGTGGGAACACTGTGGCCATCGATCTGATAGTGCAGCACATGCACAGCCAGCTGGAGGAG CGTGAGCTCAGTGTCAG GGCTGCACTGGCCTCGGCGCACCAGTGCCACCCCCTGCCCCGGACGCTGAGTGTCCTCAAGAGCACGCCGCAGGTACGGGGCATGCACACCATCATCAG GGACAAGGAGACGAGCCGCGATGAGTTCATCTTCTACTCCAAGAGGCTGATGCGGCTGCTCATTGAACATGCGCTCTCCTTCCTGCCCTTCCAG GACTGCGAGGTGCAGACGCCGCAGGGGCAGGACTACGCGGGCAAGTGCTACGCGGGGAAGCAG atcacGGGCGTGTCCATTCTGCGGGCGGGGGAGACCATGGAGCCGGCGCTGCGGGCCGTGTGCAAAGATGTGCGCATTGGCACCATCCTCATCCAGACCAACCAGCTCACCGGGGAGCCCGAG CTCCACTACCTGCGGCTGCCCAAGGACATCAGCGACGACCACGTGATCTTAATGGACTGCACTGTGTCCACAGGCGCTGCGGCCATGATGGCCGTGCGTGTGCTCCTG GACCACGACGTGCCTGAGGACAAGATCTTTCTGCTGTCGCTGCTCATGGCGGAGATGGGTGTTCACTCGGTGGCCTACGCATTCCCTCGAGTGAGAATCATCACCACAGCCGTGGACAAGCAGGTCAACGACCTGTTCCGCATCATTCCCGGCATCG GTAATTTCGGCGACCGCTACTTTGGGACAGACGCTGTCCCTGAAGGCAGCGATGAGGAGGAAGTGGCCTCCACGAGTTAG
- the UCKL1 gene encoding uridine-cytidine kinase-like 1 isoform X12 — MSRSSPPAYPDIRISGCWALGAEGSSNSESLDRLLPPVGARRSPRKRSTSQCKSEPPLLRTSKRTIYTAGRPPWYNEHGTQSKEAFAIGLGGGSASGKTTVARMIIEALDVPWVVLLSMDSFYKVLTAQQQEQAAHNNFNFDHPDAFDFDLIVSTLKKLKQGKSVKVPIYDFTTHSRKKDWKTLYGANVIIFEGIMAFADQTLLELLDMKIFVDTDSDIRLVRRLRRDISERGRDIEGVIKQYNKFVKPAFDQYIQPTMRVADIVVPWGSGNTVAIDLIVQHMHSQLEERELSVRAALASAHQCHPLPRTLSVLKSTPQVRGMHTIIRDKETSRDEFIFYSKRLMRLLIEHALSFLPFQDCEVQTPQGQDYAGKCYAGKQITGVSILRAGETMEPALRAVCKDVRIGTILIQTNQLTGEPELHYLRLPKDISDDHVILMDCTVSTGAAAMMAVRVLLDHDVPEDKIFLLSLLMAEMGVHSVAYAFPRVRIITTAVDKQVNDLFRIIPGIGNFGDRYFGTDAVPEGSDEEEVASTS; from the exons ATGAGCAGGAGCAGTCCCCCAGCTTACCCTGACATCAGAATCTCGGGGTGCTGGGCCCTTGGAGCAGAAGGCAG CAGCAACTCAGAGTCCCTGGACAGGCTCCTGCCCCCTGTGGGCGCCAGGCGCTCACCCCGAAAGCGCAGCACTAGCCAGTGCAAGTCCGAACCGCCCCTGCTGCGCACCAGCAAGCGCACCATCTACACGGCGGGGCGGCCGCCCTGGTACAACGAGCATGGCACACAGTCCAAGGAGGCCTTCGCCATCG GCCTGGGAGGTGGCAGTGCCTCCGGTAAGACCACCGTGGCCAGAATGATCATCGAGGCCCTGGATGTGCCCTGGGTGGTCTTGTTGTCCATGGACTCCTTCTACAAG GTGCTGACTGCACAGCAGCAGGAGCAGGCTGCCCACAACAACTTCAACTTCGACCACCCAGACGCCTTCGACTTTGATCTCATTGTCTCTACCCTCAAGAAGCTGAAGCAGGGCAAAAGCGTCAAGGTGCCCATTTATGACTTCACCACCCACAGCCGCAAGAAGGACTGG AAGACGCTGTATGGGGCAAATGTCATCATCTTCGAGGGCATCATGGCCTTTGCTGACCAGACACTGCTGGAG CTCCTGGACATGAAGATCTTTGTTGACACAGACTCTGACATCCGCCTGGTACGGAGGCTGCGCCGCGACATCAGTGAGCGGGGCCGCGACATTGAGGGTGTCATCAAACAGTATAACAAGTTTGTCAAGCCCGCCTTCGACCAGTATATCCAGCCCACGATGCGTGTGGCGGACATCGTGGTGCCCTGGG GGAGTGGGAACACTGTGGCCATCGATCTGATAGTGCAGCACATGCACAGCCAGCTGGAGGAG CGTGAGCTCAGTGTCAG GGCTGCACTGGCCTCGGCGCACCAGTGCCACCCCCTGCCCCGGACGCTGAGTGTCCTCAAGAGCACGCCGCAGGTACGGGGCATGCACACCATCATCAG GGACAAGGAGACGAGCCGCGATGAGTTCATCTTCTACTCCAAGAGGCTGATGCGGCTGCTCATTGAACATGCGCTCTCCTTCCTGCCCTTCCAG GACTGCGAGGTGCAGACGCCGCAGGGGCAGGACTACGCGGGCAAGTGCTACGCGGGGAAGCAG atcacGGGCGTGTCCATTCTGCGGGCGGGGGAGACCATGGAGCCGGCGCTGCGGGCCGTGTGCAAAGATGTGCGCATTGGCACCATCCTCATCCAGACCAACCAGCTCACCGGGGAGCCCGAG CTCCACTACCTGCGGCTGCCCAAGGACATCAGCGACGACCACGTGATCTTAATGGACTGCACTGTGTCCACAGGCGCTGCGGCCATGATGGCCGTGCGTGTGCTCCTG GACCACGACGTGCCTGAGGACAAGATCTTTCTGCTGTCGCTGCTCATGGCGGAGATGGGTGTTCACTCGGTGGCCTACGCATTCCCTCGAGTGAGAATCATCACCACAGCCGTGGACAAGCAGGTCAACGACCTGTTCCGCATCATTCCCGGCATCG GTAATTTCGGCGACCGCTACTTTGGGACAGACGCTGTCCCTGAAGGCAGCGATGAGGAGGAAGTGGCCTCCACGAGTTAG
- the UCKL1 gene encoding uridine-cytidine kinase-like 1 isoform X4: MAAPPASTAVPRAPPPPATGDRLDRPGERSETAREDRSNSESLDRLLPPVGARRSPRKRSTSQCKSEPPLLRTSKRTIYTAGRPPWYNEHGTQSKEAFAIGLGGGSASGKTTVARMIIEALDVPWVVLLSMDSFYKVLTAQQQEQAAHNNFNFDHPDAFDFDLIVSTLKKLKQGKSVKVPIYDFTTHSRKKDWKTLYGANVIIFEGIMAFADQTLLELLDMKIFVDTDSDIRLVRRLRRDISERGRDIEGVIKQYNKFVKPAFDQYIQPTMRVADIVVPWGSGNTVAIDLIVQHMHSQLEERKLRWDMAALASAHQCHPLPRTLSVLKSTPQVRGMHTIIRDKETSRDEFIFYSKRLMRLLIEHALSFLPFQDCEVQTPQGQDYAGKCYAGKQITGVSILRAGETMEPALRAVCKDVRIGTILIQTNQLTGEPELHYLRLPKDISDDHVILMDCTVSTGAAAMMAVRVLLDHDVPEDKIFLLSLLMAEMGVHSVAYAFPRVRIITTAVDKQVNDLFRIIPGIGNFGDRYFGTDAVPEGSDEEEVASTS; encoded by the exons ATGGCGGCGCCCCCAGCCTCCACTGCCGTCCCCCGCGCGCCGCCGCCCCCTGCGACCGGAGACAGGCTCGACCGGCCGGGGGAGAGAAGCGAGACAGCGCGGGAGGACCG CAGCAACTCAGAGTCCCTGGACAGGCTCCTGCCCCCTGTGGGCGCCAGGCGCTCACCCCGAAAGCGCAGCACTAGCCAGTGCAAGTCCGAACCGCCCCTGCTGCGCACCAGCAAGCGCACCATCTACACGGCGGGGCGGCCGCCCTGGTACAACGAGCATGGCACACAGTCCAAGGAGGCCTTCGCCATCG GCCTGGGAGGTGGCAGTGCCTCCGGTAAGACCACCGTGGCCAGAATGATCATCGAGGCCCTGGATGTGCCCTGGGTGGTCTTGTTGTCCATGGACTCCTTCTACAAG GTGCTGACTGCACAGCAGCAGGAGCAGGCTGCCCACAACAACTTCAACTTCGACCACCCAGACGCCTTCGACTTTGATCTCATTGTCTCTACCCTCAAGAAGCTGAAGCAGGGCAAAAGCGTCAAGGTGCCCATTTATGACTTCACCACCCACAGCCGCAAGAAGGACTGG AAGACGCTGTATGGGGCAAATGTCATCATCTTCGAGGGCATCATGGCCTTTGCTGACCAGACACTGCTGGAG CTCCTGGACATGAAGATCTTTGTTGACACAGACTCTGACATCCGCCTGGTACGGAGGCTGCGCCGCGACATCAGTGAGCGGGGCCGCGACATTGAGGGTGTCATCAAACAGTATAACAAGTTTGTCAAGCCCGCCTTCGACCAGTATATCCAGCCCACGATGCGTGTGGCGGACATCGTGGTGCCCTGGG GGAGTGGGAACACTGTGGCCATCGATCTGATAGTGCAGCACATGCACAGCCAGCTGGAGGAG AGGAAGCTGCGCTGGGATAT GGCTGCACTGGCCTCGGCGCACCAGTGCCACCCCCTGCCCCGGACGCTGAGTGTCCTCAAGAGCACGCCGCAGGTACGGGGCATGCACACCATCATCAG GGACAAGGAGACGAGCCGCGATGAGTTCATCTTCTACTCCAAGAGGCTGATGCGGCTGCTCATTGAACATGCGCTCTCCTTCCTGCCCTTCCAG GACTGCGAGGTGCAGACGCCGCAGGGGCAGGACTACGCGGGCAAGTGCTACGCGGGGAAGCAG atcacGGGCGTGTCCATTCTGCGGGCGGGGGAGACCATGGAGCCGGCGCTGCGGGCCGTGTGCAAAGATGTGCGCATTGGCACCATCCTCATCCAGACCAACCAGCTCACCGGGGAGCCCGAG CTCCACTACCTGCGGCTGCCCAAGGACATCAGCGACGACCACGTGATCTTAATGGACTGCACTGTGTCCACAGGCGCTGCGGCCATGATGGCCGTGCGTGTGCTCCTG GACCACGACGTGCCTGAGGACAAGATCTTTCTGCTGTCGCTGCTCATGGCGGAGATGGGTGTTCACTCGGTGGCCTACGCATTCCCTCGAGTGAGAATCATCACCACAGCCGTGGACAAGCAGGTCAACGACCTGTTCCGCATCATTCCCGGCATCG GTAATTTCGGCGACCGCTACTTTGGGACAGACGCTGTCCCTGAAGGCAGCGATGAGGAGGAAGTGGCCTCCACGAGTTAG